From the genome of Leguminivora glycinivorella isolate SPB_JAAS2020 chromosome Z, LegGlyc_1.1, whole genome shotgun sequence, one region includes:
- the LOC125240695 gene encoding periodic tryptophan protein 1 homolog, with translation MEENTPTVSLVSCMHFVRRGVAKEVPEKIELTEKELEKIIKQTADELRLTERGEDVSDDEAEAGPSSARPPPENPNDEFDFEKYDEEDSSNPVGIGTVATLPNLGDLGDNVQIRTDGPDSDEEDDIIKPSDNLLLVGHVESDASVLEVYIFNKDEDSFYVHHDIVLPWFPLCIEWLSHDPSDTKPGNLCALGGMDSVIQVWDLDIENCLEPAFKLGQKPNKKKKTKRVGHKDAVLDMSWNRNFTHVLASGSADNTVLLWDLDQGTPHTKLDYFQDKVQSLSFHPREPQTLVSGCCDGAARVSDCRDAAAHKAWRLGPEIERVAWDPNNPYCFAMSNNEGRVAYVDVRHEQPVWEVAAHDKEVTGLILSEIPGLMITVSTDGKLKTWDIQRSPPVQVSERASRVGQALCAAACPEAPFSLAVGGDNKQCFIEMLDLTANEQVSSIFEPRAAAAAPAAGAAAMET, from the exons ATGGAAGAAAATACACCTACTGTTAGTTTGGTGTCCTGTATGCACTTTGTACGCCGCGGGGTAGCCAAAGAAGTACCTGAAAAG attGAACTGACAGAGAAAGAGCTTGAGAAAATTATAAAACAAACTGCAGATGAATTGCG tttgaCAGAGAGAGGAGAGGACGTATCAGATGATGAAGCCGAGGCAGGGCCCAGCTCCGCCAGACCTCCTCCAGAGAATCCTAATGATGAGTTTGATTTTGAAAAGTATGATGAGGAAGATTCAT CTAACCCAGTGGGCATAGGAACAGTAGCAACTCTACCCAACTTAGGAGATTTGGGTGACAATGTCCAGATTAGG ACAGACGGGCCGGACAGCGACGAGGAGGACGACATCATCAAGCCCAGCGACAACCTGCTGCTCGTGGGGCACGTCGAGAGCGACGCCAGCGTGCTGGAAGTCTACA TCTTCAACAAAGATGAGGATTCCTTTTACGTGCACCATGACATCGTTCTGCCGTGGTTCCCGCTGTGCATAGAGTGGCTGAGCCACGACCCTTCGGACACCAAACCAG GTAATCTGTGCGCCCTGGGCGGCATGGACTCCGTGATCCAGGTGTGGGACCTGGACATCGAGAACTGCCTCGAGCCAGCCTTCAAACTCGGCCAGAAACCcaacaagaagaagaagaccAAGAGAGTTGGCCATAAAGATGCAGTCTTGGACATGTCTTGGAACAGAAACTTTAC ACATGTTTTGGCCAGCGGGTCCGCTGACAACACGGTGCTACTGTGGGACCTGGACCAGGGAACTCCCCACACGAAACTGGACTATTTCCAGGATAAA GTGCAGTCGCTGAGCTTCCACCCGCGCGAGCCGCAGACGCTGGTGTCGGGCTGCTGCGACGGCGCGGCGCGCGTGTCGGACTGCCGCGACGCCGCCGCGCACAAGGCCTGGCGCCTCGGCCCCGAGATCGAGCGCGTCGCCTGGGACCCGAACAACCCCTACTGTTTTGCA ATGAGCAACAACGAGGGGCGCGTGGCGTACGTGGACGTGCGCCACGAGCAGCCCGTGTGGGAGGTGGCGGCGCACGACAAGGAGGTCACAG GTCTCATCCTCAGCGAAATTCCCGGCCTAATGATTACCGTCAGCACGGACGGCAAACTCAAGACGTGGGACATCCAAAG GTCGCCGCCGGTACAGGTGAGCGAGCGCGCGAGCCGCGTGGGCCAGGCGCTGTGCGCGGCCGCCTGCCCCGAGGCGCCCTTCTCGCTGGCCGTCGGCGGCGACAACAAGCAGTGCTTCATCGAGATGCTCGACCTCACGGCCAACGAACAAG TATCAAGTATATTCGAGCCGAGAGCCGCGGCCGCAGCGCccgccgccggcgccgccgccATGGAGACGTAG